The following are encoded together in the Brassica napus cultivar Da-Ae chromosome A9, Da-Ae, whole genome shotgun sequence genome:
- the LOC106400570 gene encoding extensin-2-like isoform X5, giving the protein MTSSPGMGRSAHLVYALGFVIMATMVAASYEPYTYSSPPPPMYNSPAPKVDYKSPPPPYVYSSPPPPPMYSPSPKVDYKSPPPPYVYSSPPPPHYSPSPKVDYKSPPPPYVYSSPPPPYYSPSPKVDYKSPPPPYVYSSPPPPPYIYSSPPPPPYYSPSPKVDYKSPPPPYVYSSPPPPPYVYNSPPPPPYYSPSPKVDYKSPPPPYVYTSPPPPYYSPSPKPEYKSPPPPYVYNSPPPPYYSPSPMIDYKSPPPPYVYSSPPPPYYSPSPKPIYKSPPPPYAYSSPPPPYYSPSPKPIYKSPPPPYVYSSPPPPYYSPSPKPSYKSPPPPYVYNSPPPPYYSPSPKPAYKSPPPPYVYSSPPPPYYSPSPKPAYKSPPPPYIYSSPPPPYYSPSPKPVYKSPPPPYVYSSPPPPYYSPSPKHVYKSPPPPYVYSSPPPPYYSPSPKPAYKSPPPQYVYSSPPPPYYSPSPKPAYKSPPPPYVYSSPPPPYYSPSPKPAYKSPPPPYVYSSPPPPYYSPSPKPVYKSPPPPYVYNSPPPPYYSPSPKVVYKSPPHPHVCVCPPPPPCYSHSPKIEYKSPPTPYVYHSPPPPPYYSPSPKHAYKSPPPPYVYSSPPPPYYSPTPKHAYKSPPPPYVYSSPPPPYYSPSFKPTYKSPPPPYVYSSPPPPPYYSPSPKVEYKSPPPPYVYSSPPPSPYYSPSPKVEYKSPPPPYVYSSPPPPPYYSPSPKVEYKSPPPPYVYSSPPPPPYYSPSPKIEYKSPPPPYVYSSPPPPPYYSPSPKVEYKSPPPPYVYNSPPPPPYYSPSPKVEYKSPPPPYVYTSPPPPAAYSPSPKAEYKSPPPPSYY; this is encoded by the exons ATGACATCTTCTCCCGGGATGGGGCGTTCAGCCCATCTCGTTTATGCTCTTGGTTTTGTAATCATGGCAACAATGGTTGCTGCTTCTTATGAGCCCTACACTTATagctctccaccaccaccaatgTACAATTCTCCTGCACCGAAAGTTGACTACAAGTCTCCACCACCTCCTTACGTATACagttctcctcctcctccaccaatGTATTCGCCATCTCCTAAAGTGGACTATAAATCCCCACCACCTCCTTACGTCTACAGTTCACCACCACCGCCACACTATTCACCTTCTCCAAAGGTGGATTACAAATCTCCACCACCTCCTTACGTGTATagctcaccaccaccaccatattaCTCACCTTCTCCAAAGGTGGACTACAAATCTCCACCACCTCCTTACGTCTACAGctccccaccaccaccaccatacatATATAGTTCTCCACCcccaccaccatactactcaCCTTCTCCTAAGGTAGACTACAAGTCTCCACCACCTCCTTACGTCTATAGCTCTCCACCACCGCCCCCTTACGTTTACAACTCACCACCACCACCCCCATACTACTCACCCTCTCCTAAAGTTGATtacaaatctcctccaccaccttaCGTCTACacttctccaccaccaccatactattCACCTTCTCCAAAACCCGAATACAAATCTCCACCACCTCCATATGTTTACaactctccaccaccaccatactactcaCCTTCTCCAATGATTGATTACAAATCTCCACCACCTCCTTACGTCTACAGCTCTCCACCCCCACCATATTACTCACCTTCACCTAAACCAATATACAAATCTCCACCCCCACCGTATGCTTACagctcaccaccaccaccatactactcgCCTTCACCCAAACCCATATACAAATCTCCACCCCCACCATATGTCTACAGCTCCCCACCACCACCTTATTACTCTCCGTCACCCAAACCGTCATACAAGTCTCCACCACCTCCATACGTATACaactctccaccaccaccatactactctcCTTCTCCTAAACCCGCATACAAAtcgccaccaccaccatatgtctacagctcaccaccaccaccatactactcgCCTTCACCTAAACCAGCATAcaaatctccaccaccaccatatatCTACAGCTCTCCcccaccaccatactactcgCCTTCACCCAAGCCCGTATACAAATCCCCACCACCGCCATACGTCTACAGCTCCCCACCCCCACCTTACTATTCTCCATCACCTAAACATGTATACAAATCTCCACCACCTCCGTATGTCTACAGCTCTCCgccaccaccatactactctcCTTCTCCTAAGCCCGCGtacaaatctcctccaccacAATATGTCTACagttctcctccaccaccatactATTCTCCTTCCCCTAAGCCCGCATACAAATCACCACCACCGCCATATGTGTACAGTTCTCCCCCGCCACCATATTACTCGCCTTCTCCCAAACCCGCTTAcaaatctccaccaccaccatatgtaTACAGCTCCCCACCTCCACCTTATTACTCTCCTTCACCAAAACCTGTATAcaaatcaccaccaccaccatatgtttacaactctccaccaccaccatactattCACCATCACCTAAGGTGGTATACAAATCTCCACCACACCCACATGTTTGTGTCtgtccacctcctcctccatgTTACTCTCATTCTCCAAAGATTGAGTACAAATCTCCTCCAACACCATATGTTTACCATTCCCCACCTCCCCCACCTTATTACTCGCCTTCACCTAAACATGCATACAAATCCCCACCACCGCCGTACGTCTAcagttctccaccaccaccatactactctcCTACTCCTAAGCATGCAtacaaatctcctccaccaccatacgtttacagctccccaccaccaccatactactctcCTTCCTTTAAGCCCACAtacaaatctcctccaccaccgtatGTCTATAGCTCTCCACCCCCACCACCGTATTACTCCCCTTCTCCAAAGGTTGAGtacaaatctcctccaccaccatatgttTACAGCTCTCCACCTCCATCACCGTATTACTCTCCTTCTCCAAAGGTTGAGtacaaatctcctccaccaccatatgtctacAGCTCTCCTCCCCCACCACCGTATTATTCTCCTTCCCCAAAGGTTGAATACAAATCTCCCCCACCAC catatgtctacagctccccacctccaccaccatatTATTCTCCTTCTCCAAAGATTGAGtacaaatctcctccaccaccatatgttTACAGCTCTCCACCTCCACCACCTTATTACTCTCCCTCTCCAAAGGTTGAGtacaaatctcctccaccaccatatgtctacaactccccacctccaccaccatatTACTCTCCTTCTCCGAAGGTTGAGTACAAATCGCCACCCCCACCATATGTCTACacatctccaccaccaccagcaGCATACTCTCCATCTCCAAAGGCCGAATACAAATCTCCTCCTCCACCTTCGTATTATTAA
- the LOC106400570 gene encoding extensin-2-like isoform X2 produces MTSSPGMGRSAHLVYALGFVIMATMVAASYEPYTYSSPPPPMYNSPAPKVDYKSPPPPYVYSSPPPPPMYSPSPKVDYKSPPPPYVYSSPPPPHYSPSPKVDYKSPPPPYVYSSPPPPYYSPSPKVDYKSPPPPYVYSSPPPPPYIYSSPPPPPYYSPSPKVDYKSPPPPYVYSSPPPPPYVYNSPPPPPYYSPSPKVDYKSPPPPYVYTSPPPPYYSPSPKPEYKSPPPPYVYNSPPPPYYSPSPMIDYKSPPPPYVYSSPPPPYYSPSPKPIYKSPPPPYAYSSPPPPYYSPSPKPIYKSPPPPYVYSSPPPPYYSPSPKPSYKSPPPPYVYNSPPPPYYSPSPKPAYKSPPPPYVYSSPPPPYYSPSPKPAYKSPPPPYIYSSPPPPYYSPSPKPVYKSPPPPYVYSSPPPPYYSPSPKHVYKSPPPPYVYSSPPPPYYSPSPKPAYKSPPPQYVYSSPPPPYYSPSPKPAYKSPPPPYVYSSPPPPYYSPSPKPAYKSPPPPYVYSSPPPPYYSPSPKPVYKSPPPPYVYNSPPPPYYSPSPKVVYKSPPHPHVCVCPPPPPCYSHSPKIEYKSPPTPYVYHSPPPPPYYSPSPKHAYKSPPPPYVYSSPPPPYYSPTPKHAYKSPPPPYVYSSPPPPYYSPSFKPTYKSPPPPYVYSSPPPPPYYSPSPKVEYKSPPPPYVYSSPPPSPYYSPSPKVEYKSPPPPYVYSSPPPPPYYSPSPKVEYKSPPPPYVYSSPPPPPYYSPSPKVEYKSPPPPYVYSSPPPPSYYSPSPKVEYKSPPPPYVYSSPPPPPYYSPSPKVEYKSPPPPYVYSSPPPPPYYSPSPKVEYKSPPPPYVYSSPPPPPYYSPSPKVEYKSPPPLYVYSSPPPPPYYSPSPKVEYKSSPPPYVYSSPPPPAYYSPSPKVDYKSPPPPYVYTSPPPPAYSPSPKAEYKSPPPPSYY; encoded by the exons ATGACATCTTCTCCCGGGATGGGGCGTTCAGCCCATCTCGTTTATGCTCTTGGTTTTGTAATCATGGCAACAATGGTTGCTGCTTCTTATGAGCCCTACACTTATagctctccaccaccaccaatgTACAATTCTCCTGCACCGAAAGTTGACTACAAGTCTCCACCACCTCCTTACGTATACagttctcctcctcctccaccaatGTATTCGCCATCTCCTAAAGTGGACTATAAATCCCCACCACCTCCTTACGTCTACAGTTCACCACCACCGCCACACTATTCACCTTCTCCAAAGGTGGATTACAAATCTCCACCACCTCCTTACGTGTATagctcaccaccaccaccatattaCTCACCTTCTCCAAAGGTGGACTACAAATCTCCACCACCTCCTTACGTCTACAGctccccaccaccaccaccatacatATATAGTTCTCCACCcccaccaccatactactcaCCTTCTCCTAAGGTAGACTACAAGTCTCCACCACCTCCTTACGTCTATAGCTCTCCACCACCGCCCCCTTACGTTTACAACTCACCACCACCACCCCCATACTACTCACCCTCTCCTAAAGTTGATtacaaatctcctccaccaccttaCGTCTACacttctccaccaccaccatactattCACCTTCTCCAAAACCCGAATACAAATCTCCACCACCTCCATATGTTTACaactctccaccaccaccatactactcaCCTTCTCCAATGATTGATTACAAATCTCCACCACCTCCTTACGTCTACAGCTCTCCACCCCCACCATATTACTCACCTTCACCTAAACCAATATACAAATCTCCACCCCCACCGTATGCTTACagctcaccaccaccaccatactactcgCCTTCACCCAAACCCATATACAAATCTCCACCCCCACCATATGTCTACAGCTCCCCACCACCACCTTATTACTCTCCGTCACCCAAACCGTCATACAAGTCTCCACCACCTCCATACGTATACaactctccaccaccaccatactactctcCTTCTCCTAAACCCGCATACAAAtcgccaccaccaccatatgtctacagctcaccaccaccaccatactactcgCCTTCACCTAAACCAGCATAcaaatctccaccaccaccatatatCTACAGCTCTCCcccaccaccatactactcgCCTTCACCCAAGCCCGTATACAAATCCCCACCACCGCCATACGTCTACAGCTCCCCACCCCCACCTTACTATTCTCCATCACCTAAACATGTATACAAATCTCCACCACCTCCGTATGTCTACAGCTCTCCgccaccaccatactactctcCTTCTCCTAAGCCCGCGtacaaatctcctccaccacAATATGTCTACagttctcctccaccaccatactATTCTCCTTCCCCTAAGCCCGCATACAAATCACCACCACCGCCATATGTGTACAGTTCTCCCCCGCCACCATATTACTCGCCTTCTCCCAAACCCGCTTAcaaatctccaccaccaccatatgtaTACAGCTCCCCACCTCCACCTTATTACTCTCCTTCACCAAAACCTGTATAcaaatcaccaccaccaccatatgtttacaactctccaccaccaccatactattCACCATCACCTAAGGTGGTATACAAATCTCCACCACACCCACATGTTTGTGTCtgtccacctcctcctccatgTTACTCTCATTCTCCAAAGATTGAGTACAAATCTCCTCCAACACCATATGTTTACCATTCCCCACCTCCCCCACCTTATTACTCGCCTTCACCTAAACATGCATACAAATCCCCACCACCGCCGTACGTCTAcagttctccaccaccaccatactactctcCTACTCCTAAGCATGCAtacaaatctcctccaccaccatacgtttacagctccccaccaccaccatactactctcCTTCCTTTAAGCCCACAtacaaatctcctccaccaccgtatGTCTATAGCTCTCCACCCCCACCACCGTATTACTCCCCTTCTCCAAAGGTTGAGtacaaatctcctccaccaccatatgttTACAGCTCTCCACCTCCATCACCGTATTACTCTCCTTCTCCAAAGGTTGAGtacaaatctcctccaccaccatatgtctacAGCTCTCCTCCCCCACCACCGTATTATTCTCCTTCCCCAAAG GTTGAGtacaaatctcctccaccaccatatgtttacagctctccacctccaccaccgtaTTACTCTCCTTCTCCAAAGGTTGAGtacaaatctcctccaccaccatatgtctacAGCTCTCCTCCCCCACCATCGTATTATTCTCCTTCCCCAAAGGTTGAATACAAATCTCCCccaccaccatatgtctacAGCTCTCCACCCCCACCACCATATTATTCTCCTTCTCCAAAGGTTGAGtacaaatctcctccaccaccatatgttTACAGCTCTCCACCTCCACCACCTTATTACTCTCCCTCTCCAAAGGTTGAGtacaaatctcctccaccaccatatgtctacAGCTCCCCACCTCCACCACCGTATTACTCTCCTTCTCCGAAGGTTGAGtacaaatctcctccaccacTATATGTCTACAGCtctccacctccaccaccatatTACTCTCCTTCTCCAAAGGTTGAGTACAAATCTTCCCCACCACCTTATGTTTACAGTTCACCACCTCCACCAGCGTATTACTCTCCATCACCAAAGGTTGACTACAAATCGCCACCCCCACCGTATGTCTACacatctccaccaccaccagcaTACTCTCCATCTCCAAAGGCCGAATACAAATCTCCTCCTCCACCTTCGTATTATTAA
- the LOC106400570 gene encoding extensin-2-like isoform X3 gives MTSSPGMGRSAHLVYALGFVIMATMVAASYEPYTYSSPPPPMYNSPAPKVDYKSPPPPYVYSSPPPPPMYSPSPKVDYKSPPPPYVYSSPPPPHYSPSPKVDYKSPPPPYVYSSPPPPYYSPSPKVDYKSPPPPYVYSSPPPPPYIYSSPPPPPYYSPSPKVDYKSPPPPYVYSSPPPPPYVYNSPPPPPYYSPSPKVDYKSPPPPYVYTSPPPPYYSPSPKPEYKSPPPPYVYNSPPPPYYSPSPMIDYKSPPPPYVYSSPPPPYYSPSPKPIYKSPPPPYAYSSPPPPYYSPSPKPIYKSPPPPYVYSSPPPPYYSPSPKPSYKSPPPPYVYNSPPPPYYSPSPKPAYKSPPPPYVYSSPPPPYYSPSPKPAYKSPPPPYIYSSPPPPYYSPSPKPVYKSPPPPYVYSSPPPPYYSPSPKHVYKSPPPPYVYSSPPPPYYSPSPKPAYKSPPPQYVYSSPPPPYYSPSPKPAYKSPPPPYVYSSPPPPYYSPSPKPAYKSPPPPYVYSSPPPPYYSPSPKPVYKSPPPPYVYNSPPPPYYSPSPKVVYKSPPHPHVCVCPPPPPCYSHSPKIEYKSPPTPYVYHSPPPPPYYSPSPKHAYKSPPPPYVYSSPPPPYYSPTPKHAYKSPPPPYVYSSPPPPYYSPSFKPTYKSPPPPYVYSSPPPPPYYSPSPKVEYKSPPPPYVYSSPPPPPYYSPSPKVEYKSPPPPYVYSSPPPPSYYSPSPKVEYKSPPPPYVYSSPPPPPYYSPSPKVEYKSPPPPYVYSSPPPPPYYSPSPKVEYKSPPPPYVYSSPPPPPYYSPSPKVEYKSPPPLYVYSSPPPPPYYSPSPKVEYKSSPPPYVYSSPPPPAYYSPSPKVDYKSPPPPYVYTSPPPPAYSPSPKAEYKSPPPPSYY, from the exons ATGACATCTTCTCCCGGGATGGGGCGTTCAGCCCATCTCGTTTATGCTCTTGGTTTTGTAATCATGGCAACAATGGTTGCTGCTTCTTATGAGCCCTACACTTATagctctccaccaccaccaatgTACAATTCTCCTGCACCGAAAGTTGACTACAAGTCTCCACCACCTCCTTACGTATACagttctcctcctcctccaccaatGTATTCGCCATCTCCTAAAGTGGACTATAAATCCCCACCACCTCCTTACGTCTACAGTTCACCACCACCGCCACACTATTCACCTTCTCCAAAGGTGGATTACAAATCTCCACCACCTCCTTACGTGTATagctcaccaccaccaccatattaCTCACCTTCTCCAAAGGTGGACTACAAATCTCCACCACCTCCTTACGTCTACAGctccccaccaccaccaccatacatATATAGTTCTCCACCcccaccaccatactactcaCCTTCTCCTAAGGTAGACTACAAGTCTCCACCACCTCCTTACGTCTATAGCTCTCCACCACCGCCCCCTTACGTTTACAACTCACCACCACCACCCCCATACTACTCACCCTCTCCTAAAGTTGATtacaaatctcctccaccaccttaCGTCTACacttctccaccaccaccatactattCACCTTCTCCAAAACCCGAATACAAATCTCCACCACCTCCATATGTTTACaactctccaccaccaccatactactcaCCTTCTCCAATGATTGATTACAAATCTCCACCACCTCCTTACGTCTACAGCTCTCCACCCCCACCATATTACTCACCTTCACCTAAACCAATATACAAATCTCCACCCCCACCGTATGCTTACagctcaccaccaccaccatactactcgCCTTCACCCAAACCCATATACAAATCTCCACCCCCACCATATGTCTACAGCTCCCCACCACCACCTTATTACTCTCCGTCACCCAAACCGTCATACAAGTCTCCACCACCTCCATACGTATACaactctccaccaccaccatactactctcCTTCTCCTAAACCCGCATACAAAtcgccaccaccaccatatgtctacagctcaccaccaccaccatactactcgCCTTCACCTAAACCAGCATAcaaatctccaccaccaccatatatCTACAGCTCTCCcccaccaccatactactcgCCTTCACCCAAGCCCGTATACAAATCCCCACCACCGCCATACGTCTACAGCTCCCCACCCCCACCTTACTATTCTCCATCACCTAAACATGTATACAAATCTCCACCACCTCCGTATGTCTACAGCTCTCCgccaccaccatactactctcCTTCTCCTAAGCCCGCGtacaaatctcctccaccacAATATGTCTACagttctcctccaccaccatactATTCTCCTTCCCCTAAGCCCGCATACAAATCACCACCACCGCCATATGTGTACAGTTCTCCCCCGCCACCATATTACTCGCCTTCTCCCAAACCCGCTTAcaaatctccaccaccaccatatgtaTACAGCTCCCCACCTCCACCTTATTACTCTCCTTCACCAAAACCTGTATAcaaatcaccaccaccaccatatgtttacaactctccaccaccaccatactattCACCATCACCTAAGGTGGTATACAAATCTCCACCACACCCACATGTTTGTGTCtgtccacctcctcctccatgTTACTCTCATTCTCCAAAGATTGAGTACAAATCTCCTCCAACACCATATGTTTACCATTCCCCACCTCCCCCACCTTATTACTCGCCTTCACCTAAACATGCATACAAATCCCCACCACCGCCGTACGTCTAcagttctccaccaccaccatactactctcCTACTCCTAAGCATGCAtacaaatctcctccaccaccatacgtttacagctccccaccaccaccatactactctcCTTCCTTTAAGCCCACAtacaaatctcctccaccaccgtatGTCTATAGCTCTCCACCCCCACCACCGTATTACTCCCCTTCTCCAAAG GTTGAGtacaaatctcctccaccaccatatgtttacagctctccacctccaccaccgtaTTACTCTCCTTCTCCAAAGGTTGAGtacaaatctcctccaccaccatatgtctacAGCTCTCCTCCCCCACCATCGTATTATTCTCCTTCCCCAAAGGTTGAATACAAATCTCCCccaccaccatatgtctacAGCTCTCCACCCCCACCACCATATTATTCTCCTTCTCCAAAGGTTGAGtacaaatctcctccaccaccatatgttTACAGCTCTCCACCTCCACCACCTTATTACTCTCCCTCTCCAAAGGTTGAGtacaaatctcctccaccaccatatgtctacAGCTCCCCACCTCCACCACCGTATTACTCTCCTTCTCCGAAGGTTGAGtacaaatctcctccaccacTATATGTCTACAGCtctccacctccaccaccatatTACTCTCCTTCTCCAAAGGTTGAGTACAAATCTTCCCCACCACCTTATGTTTACAGTTCACCACCTCCACCAGCGTATTACTCTCCATCACCAAAGGTTGACTACAAATCGCCACCCCCACCGTATGTCTACacatctccaccaccaccagcaTACTCTCCATCTCCAAAGGCCGAATACAAATCTCCTCCTCCACCTTCGTATTATTAA
- the LOC106400570 gene encoding extensin-2-like isoform X4 translates to MTSSPGMGRSAHLVYALGFVIMATMVAASYEPYTYSSPPPPMYNSPAPKVDYKSPPPPYVYSSPPPPPMYSPSPKVDYKSPPPPYVYSSPPPPHYSPSPKVDYKSPPPPYVYSSPPPPYYSPSPKVDYKSPPPPYVYSSPPPPPYIYSSPPPPPYYSPSPKVDYKSPPPPYVYSSPPPPPYVYNSPPPPPYYSPSPKVDYKSPPPPYVYTSPPPPYYSPSPKPEYKSPPPPYVYNSPPPPYYSPSPMIDYKSPPPPYVYSSPPPPYYSPSPKPIYKSPPPPYAYSSPPPPYYSPSPKPIYKSPPPPYVYSSPPPPYYSPSPKPSYKSPPPPYVYNSPPPPYYSPSPKPAYKSPPPPYVYSSPPPPYYSPSPKPAYKSPPPPYIYSSPPPPYYSPSPKPVYKSPPPPYVYSSPPPPYYSPSPKHVYKSPPPPYVYSSPPPPYYSPSPKPAYKSPPPQYVYSSPPPPYYSPSPKPAYKSPPPPYVYSSPPPPYYSPSPKPAYKSPPPPYVYSSPPPPYYSPSPKPVYKSPPPPYVYNSPPPPYYSPSPKVVYKSPPHPHVCVCPPPPPCYSHSPKIEYKSPPTPYVYHSPPPPPYYSPSPKHAYKSPPPPYVYSSPPPPYYSPTPKHAYKSPPPPYVYSSPPPPYYSPSFKPTYKSPPPPYVYSSPPPPPYYSPSPKVEYKSPPPPYVYSSPPPPPYYSPSPKVEYKSPPPPYVYSSPPPPSYYSPSPKVEYKSPPPPYVYSSPPPPPYYSPSPKVEYKSPPPPYVYSSPPPPPYYSPSPKVEYKSPPPPYVYSSPPPPPYYSPSPKVEYKSPPPLYVYSSPPPPPYYSPSPKVEYKSSPPPYVYSSPPPPAYYSPSPKVDYKSPPPPYVYTSPPPPAYSPSPKAEYKSPPPPSYY, encoded by the exons ATGACATCTTCTCCCGGGATGGGGCGTTCAGCCCATCTCGTTTATGCTCTTGGTTTTGTAATCATGGCAACAATGGTTGCTGCTTCTTATGAGCCCTACACTTATagctctccaccaccaccaatgTACAATTCTCCTGCACCGAAAGTTGACTACAAGTCTCCACCACCTCCTTACGTATACagttctcctcctcctccaccaatGTATTCGCCATCTCCTAAAGTGGACTATAAATCCCCACCACCTCCTTACGTCTACAGTTCACCACCACCGCCACACTATTCACCTTCTCCAAAGGTGGATTACAAATCTCCACCACCTCCTTACGTGTATagctcaccaccaccaccatattaCTCACCTTCTCCAAAGGTGGACTACAAATCTCCACCACCTCCTTACGTCTACAGctccccaccaccaccaccatacatATATAGTTCTCCACCcccaccaccatactactcaCCTTCTCCTAAGGTAGACTACAAGTCTCCACCACCTCCTTACGTCTATAGCTCTCCACCACCGCCCCCTTACGTTTACAACTCACCACCACCACCCCCATACTACTCACCCTCTCCTAAAGTTGATtacaaatctcctccaccaccttaCGTCTACacttctccaccaccaccatactattCACCTTCTCCAAAACCCGAATACAAATCTCCACCACCTCCATATGTTTACaactctccaccaccaccatactactcaCCTTCTCCAATGATTGATTACAAATCTCCACCACCTCCTTACGTCTACAGCTCTCCACCCCCACCATATTACTCACCTTCACCTAAACCAATATACAAATCTCCACCCCCACCGTATGCTTACagctcaccaccaccaccatactactcgCCTTCACCCAAACCCATATACAAATCTCCACCCCCACCATATGTCTACAGCTCCCCACCACCACCTTATTACTCTCCGTCACCCAAACCGTCATACAAGTCTCCACCACCTCCATACGTATACaactctccaccaccaccatactactctcCTTCTCCTAAACCCGCATACAAAtcgccaccaccaccatatgtctacagctcaccaccaccaccatactactcgCCTTCACCTAAACCAGCATAcaaatctccaccaccaccatatatCTACAGCTCTCCcccaccaccatactactcgCCTTCACCCAAGCCCGTATACAAATCCCCACCACCGCCATACGTCTACAGCTCCCCACCCCCACCTTACTATTCTCCATCACCTAAACATGTATACAAATCTCCACCACCTCCGTATGTCTACAGCTCTCCgccaccaccatactactctcCTTCTCCTAAGCCCGCGtacaaatctcctccaccacAATATGTCTACagttctcctccaccaccatactATTCTCCTTCCCCTAAGCCCGCATACAAATCACCACCACCGCCATATGTGTACAGTTCTCCCCCGCCACCATATTACTCGCCTTCTCCCAAACCCGCTTAcaaatctccaccaccaccatatgtaTACAGCTCCCCACCTCCACCTTATTACTCTCCTTCACCAAAACCTGTATAcaaatcaccaccaccaccatatgtttacaactctccaccaccaccatactattCACCATCACCTAAGGTGGTATACAAATCTCCACCACACCCACATGTTTGTGTCtgtccacctcctcctccatgTTACTCTCATTCTCCAAAGATTGAGTACAAATCTCCTCCAACACCATATGTTTACCATTCCCCACCTCCCCCACCTTATTACTCGCCTTCACCTAAACATGCATACAAATCCCCACCACCGCCGTACGTCTAcagttctccaccaccaccatactactctcCTACTCCTAAGCATGCAtacaaatctcctccaccaccatacgtttacagctccccaccaccaccatactactctcCTTCCTTTAAGCCCACAtacaaatctcctccaccaccgtatGTCTATAGCTCTCCACCCCCACCACCGTATTACTCCC CTTCTCCAAAGGTTGAGtacaaatctcctccaccaccatatgtttacagctctccacctccaccaccgtaTTACTCTCCTTCTCCAAAGGTTGAGtacaaatctcctccaccaccatatgtctacAGCTCTCCTCCCCCACCATCGTATTATTCTCCTTCCCCAAAGGTTGAATACAAATCTCCCccaccaccatatgtctacAGCTCTCCACCCCCACCACCATATTATTCTCCTTCTCCAAAGGTTGAGtacaaatctcctccaccaccatatgttTACAGCTCTCCACCTCCACCACCTTATTACTCTCCCTCTCCAAAGGTTGAGtacaaatctcctccaccaccatatgtctacAGCTCCCCACCTCCACCACCGTATTACTCTCCTTCTCCGAAGGTTGAGtacaaatctcctccaccacTATATGTCTACAGCtctccacctccaccaccatatTACTCTCCTTCTCCAAAGGTTGAGTACAAATCTTCCCCACCACCTTATGTTTACAGTTCACCACCTCCACCAGCGTATTACTCTCCATCACCAAAGGTTGACTACAAATCGCCACCCCCACCGTATGTCTACacatctccaccaccaccagcaTACTCTCCATCTCCAAAGGCCGAATACAAATCTCCTCCTCCACCTTCGTATTATTAA